From a single Paenibacillus sp. FSL W8-0426 genomic region:
- a CDS encoding alginate lyase family protein, which yields MHMKHPTALEVLLDQANESLSANSHAIATWEIPGFYQDTEGHTLAKRRMEKDAQAAYTTAMAYRLSGTAAYASKAKEIIMGWAVVNREITGADGPLVSAYLGVGLILAANEIKEYVDWSKEEQSIFTQWMTQVCLPEWDRIPLRNNWWSWSLYAQLAMYRFMEDKLHLAEEVTALKEHLDHSLSIEGFIPEEASRGKHSLWYHYFALAPVTAAAKLVLDTTGEDLFRWVSPGGKSLQYAVKQFFHYVNGHLKEWPYDDNPIFPAQLSGSTWPLDLVEAMANIYKNPDFERFVAPYRPITGNININSGLYHAYAWIYPELQFQR from the coding sequence ATGCATATGAAACATCCGACTGCACTTGAAGTTCTTCTTGATCAAGCAAACGAGAGTCTATCTGCGAACAGCCATGCGATTGCCACTTGGGAGATTCCCGGCTTTTACCAGGACACTGAGGGACACACGCTCGCGAAGCGGCGGATGGAGAAGGATGCCCAAGCGGCCTATACAACTGCAATGGCCTACCGGCTGTCAGGAACAGCTGCTTATGCAAGCAAAGCGAAGGAAATCATCATGGGGTGGGCAGTAGTTAATCGGGAGATTACAGGTGCGGACGGACCATTGGTATCTGCTTATCTGGGGGTTGGACTCATACTTGCGGCGAATGAAATCAAAGAATACGTGGACTGGAGCAAAGAAGAGCAGAGTATTTTCACACAATGGATGACCCAGGTATGTCTGCCGGAGTGGGATCGAATCCCTCTCCGCAACAACTGGTGGAGCTGGAGTCTGTATGCCCAACTAGCCATGTATCGTTTTATGGAGGATAAGCTTCATTTGGCAGAAGAGGTGACCGCGCTCAAAGAACATCTCGACCACTCCCTCTCCATCGAAGGATTCATTCCAGAAGAAGCGTCCAGAGGCAAGCATTCCCTGTGGTATCATTATTTCGCTCTCGCTCCGGTAACGGCTGCCGCCAAGCTCGTCCTGGACACAACGGGAGAGGATTTGTTCCGCTGGGTCTCACCGGGCGGCAAAAGCCTCCAGTATGCCGTCAAACAATTCTTCCATTATGTCAACGGGCATCTGAAGGAATGGCCATATGACGATAATCCGATCTTCCCGGCACAGCTATCTGGCAGCACATGGCCCCTTGATCTGGTTGAGGCGATGGCGAACATCTACAAGAATCCGGACTTTGAACGTTTTGTCGCTCCTTACCGTCCGATCACAGGCAATATTAATATCAACAGCGGCCTTTATCATGCTTATGCCTGGATCTATCCCGAGCTGCAATTTCAACGTTAG
- a CDS encoding Ig-like domain-containing protein, translating into MMRRRIIIALILVLLVGCLPVTGANAEDMVNPGAVFYISNNGDDSNPGTEAEPFRTLEKARDAIRQLKTGSGLPEGGVTVYLRGGTYNRSESFLLEEQDSGTENKRITYKAYPGESVRLNGGLELQKSWFSPVTDTNVLDRIISADARTKVLQADLKAQGITDYGVMSRHGYYKANDVSQVPPMELYVEGQGMTLARWPNNGTVQMGTITDPGPTRSDPDLQTRGGTFTYNYERPDLWEEADDIWLDGIFGYSWEWSYNKVASIDTSNKTITLAYGEMSGLFTNWYPDFHFAQNLLEEIDMPGEYYIDRKQGVLYFMPTAAFESDHPEIMVTMLKTPMINANNLSHVTFEDLILENGRDSAAVIMGGDSVRLEHCEIRNFSNGGVLINTQSRWLYNDFAKVDGVNHAVISSHIHHIGGTGVILNGGDKKTLEPGNNVVENSHIHDFAYYHKAYNPSIFLTGAGNKVSHNEIHDAPHPGMLIFGNDHLVEYNNIYDVCKTFSDLGAIYMNLGESPQERGSVIRRNYFHNIGEGKAGVQGVYPDNFTMGITIEENIFNGMGNDAILNNGGAHIKTRNNLFIDAKVPYEYSDMYLGDQPDQQISKNYMPKWKALFEKNNHFEGTPHMEKYPELADFFTENRYYPDTNTFQNNVIYNPTRKLSGTNNQGASDKRNLLQYANNWITDHDPGFVNLANGDLNLKADAEVFQKIPGFPAIPFSEMGIQGKAGPYLAPDHIAVDRIQLYNESVTIGIGKSFALYSAVIPWNATNPAIQYTSSDPSIVKVDQGGKLKGVSIGNATITAVSADNPTLKDEVQVTVEVGDGIIDYTDFENGRNSWPTDPNRSIVEVEGGNHMYKLVKGATTLNENEFNHYELTFKMKTPKVIADDATFYVFDRLNSGGSGGRIGYRKYANGTSAWLLYNAAWVAVKQNTLAAPDLQPDTVYNMKVIVKGQEISVYVDNKLKLKASDSTFNASGQVGFYSGGFSELLFDDIKFTVPSREVSGLLLGESHVNMVKGEQKQLQVQFDPLDAENKEVIFHTSQPGIAAVDEHGLVTALAEGEAEITVTSAANPEASASVRIQVSNVMHFTDFDSGANGWPVDPNRSIVTVDGNKKYKILKGASALHPKTFTDYDLTFTLKTPAVMPDTGTLYVYDRSVSSTSGKIAYKRLADGTSQWILYNGAWTALKTTNLPEEDLQPNTEYTIRIWVEGADIRVYVNGELRLEGSDTKHNPSGTVGFYVGGFSEMWFDDIQFSLIDTDRTAPETTAVMSPAEPDGMSGWYTQPVTLALHSSEGSSESASTEYSLDGGDTWLDYQDSLTFSQDGRYSILYRSLDSSGNAEEAKSLEFNLDASAPMISVAEPLARDYTSAESLNLSWTAVDEVSGVNELKSTARLDDHQIEQGAAVLLYMLPLGAHTFKVIATDEAGNEQEAVVTFSTYADISSLKALVTLFREKSWIDNGGIANSLLKKLDNGNTEAFLHEVQAQSGKHITEEAAAYLLRDGQAVTTE; encoded by the coding sequence ATGATGAGGAGACGGATTATTATTGCATTAATCCTGGTGTTGTTGGTGGGCTGTCTGCCGGTTACGGGAGCGAATGCGGAAGATATGGTGAACCCTGGTGCTGTCTTTTATATTTCCAATAATGGTGATGATTCGAATCCGGGAACGGAAGCCGAGCCATTCCGCACACTTGAAAAGGCCAGGGACGCAATCCGGCAATTGAAGACGGGTTCCGGGCTGCCTGAAGGCGGTGTGACGGTCTATTTAAGGGGCGGCACCTACAATAGAAGCGAAAGCTTTCTGCTGGAGGAGCAGGACTCCGGTACGGAGAATAAGCGGATAACCTACAAGGCTTACCCAGGAGAAAGCGTGCGGTTAAACGGCGGTCTGGAACTTCAGAAAAGCTGGTTTTCTCCGGTAACGGACACGAATGTCCTGGACCGAATCATCAGTGCGGATGCCAGAACGAAGGTTCTTCAGGCAGATCTGAAAGCTCAAGGCATCACCGATTACGGTGTAATGAGCCGGCATGGTTATTACAAAGCCAATGACGTCAGTCAGGTTCCGCCGATGGAGCTGTATGTTGAAGGTCAAGGCATGACCCTTGCCCGCTGGCCGAACAATGGAACGGTCCAGATGGGCACCATTACCGATCCCGGACCTACCCGCAGTGACCCGGATTTGCAGACACGCGGCGGGACCTTTACCTACAATTACGAAAGACCGGATCTCTGGGAAGAAGCGGATGACATCTGGTTGGATGGCATATTCGGTTACAGCTGGGAATGGTCGTACAATAAAGTGGCATCCATCGATACAAGCAACAAGACAATTACCTTGGCATACGGAGAGATGAGCGGTCTGTTTACCAACTGGTACCCGGACTTCCATTTTGCCCAGAACCTGCTTGAGGAGATCGATATGCCAGGTGAATATTACATCGACCGGAAGCAGGGCGTGCTCTACTTCATGCCTACGGCTGCCTTTGAAAGTGATCATCCTGAGATCATGGTTACAATGCTTAAAACACCGATGATCAATGCGAACAATCTTTCGCATGTGACCTTTGAGGACCTGATCCTGGAGAATGGCCGGGACTCCGCAGCAGTTATTATGGGCGGTGACAGCGTCCGATTGGAGCACTGCGAAATACGTAATTTCTCCAATGGGGGCGTACTGATTAATACGCAGAGCCGCTGGTTGTATAACGACTTTGCCAAAGTGGACGGAGTGAATCATGCGGTGATCAGCTCCCATATTCATCACATCGGCGGGACCGGGGTGATTCTGAATGGGGGAGATAAGAAGACGCTTGAGCCAGGAAACAATGTCGTGGAGAACAGCCATATCCATGATTTTGCTTACTACCATAAAGCCTATAATCCCAGTATCTTCCTGACCGGTGCGGGGAACAAGGTTTCCCACAACGAAATTCATGACGCTCCCCATCCGGGAATGCTGATCTTTGGCAATGACCATCTCGTGGAATACAACAACATTTATGACGTCTGCAAAACCTTCTCGGATCTCGGTGCCATCTATATGAATCTGGGCGAGTCGCCTCAGGAAAGGGGATCGGTAATCCGCAGGAATTATTTCCACAATATCGGGGAAGGCAAAGCAGGGGTTCAAGGGGTATATCCGGATAACTTTACGATGGGCATTACCATTGAAGAGAACATATTTAACGGCATGGGTAACGATGCCATTCTCAATAACGGCGGTGCCCATATCAAAACCCGGAACAATCTTTTTATTGATGCAAAGGTACCGTATGAATATTCGGACATGTATCTTGGCGATCAACCGGACCAGCAAATATCCAAAAACTATATGCCCAAATGGAAGGCGTTGTTTGAAAAGAACAACCATTTCGAAGGCACGCCGCATATGGAGAAATATCCGGAACTGGCGGATTTCTTCACGGAGAACCGGTATTATCCGGATACGAACACGTTTCAGAACAATGTGATCTATAACCCGACGAGGAAATTAAGCGGCACGAATAATCAGGGAGCAAGTGACAAGCGCAATCTGCTCCAGTATGCAAACAACTGGATTACGGATCATGATCCCGGCTTCGTTAATCTGGCGAACGGGGATTTGAATTTGAAGGCGGATGCGGAAGTGTTCCAAAAGATCCCTGGCTTCCCGGCCATCCCTTTCAGTGAGATGGGAATCCAGGGGAAAGCCGGTCCATACCTGGCTCCGGATCACATTGCTGTGGATCGAATCCAGTTGTATAACGAAAGCGTTACCATCGGGATTGGGAAGTCATTCGCTCTGTATTCCGCAGTCATTCCCTGGAACGCAACGAACCCCGCTATTCAGTACACGTCGAGCGACCCTTCGATTGTTAAGGTGGATCAAGGCGGCAAGCTGAAGGGTGTTAGCATAGGGAATGCCACGATTACAGCCGTTTCTGCTGACAACCCGACCTTAAAGGATGAGGTTCAGGTTACTGTTGAAGTTGGGGATGGCATTATCGATTATACCGATTTCGAAAACGGCAGGAACAGCTGGCCGACAGATCCGAATCGAAGCATTGTCGAGGTGGAAGGCGGCAACCATATGTATAAGCTTGTTAAAGGAGCAACGACGCTAAACGAGAATGAATTCAACCATTACGAGCTGACATTTAAGATGAAGACGCCGAAAGTTATTGCAGATGATGCCACATTCTATGTGTTTGACCGGCTGAACTCTGGCGGAAGCGGCGGTAGGATTGGTTACCGGAAGTATGCAAACGGAACATCTGCCTGGCTTTTGTACAATGCGGCCTGGGTTGCAGTGAAGCAGAATACGCTGGCTGCACCTGATCTGCAGCCGGATACGGTCTATAACATGAAAGTTATCGTTAAGGGTCAGGAGATTAGTGTTTACGTGGATAACAAATTGAAGCTAAAGGCAAGTGATTCGACATTCAATGCGTCCGGCCAGGTTGGCTTTTATTCCGGCGGCTTCAGTGAGCTCCTGTTTGATGACATCAAATTCACGGTTCCAAGCAGGGAAGTATCCGGTTTGCTGCTGGGTGAGAGCCATGTCAACATGGTCAAGGGGGAACAAAAGCAGCTGCAAGTTCAATTTGATCCGCTTGATGCCGAGAATAAGGAGGTTATCTTTCATACCTCTCAACCGGGAATTGCCGCTGTGGATGAACATGGATTGGTAACCGCCTTGGCGGAAGGCGAGGCTGAAATCACCGTAACATCAGCTGCCAACCCGGAAGCATCAGCATCCGTGCGCATTCAGGTATCGAATGTGATGCACTTTACGGATTTTGATTCGGGAGCGAACGGATGGCCGGTAGACCCGAACCGCAGTATCGTAACTGTGGATGGCAATAAAAAGTATAAAATTCTCAAAGGCGCCTCGGCCCTTCATCCGAAGACATTTACCGACTATGACCTTACCTTCACGCTGAAGACGCCGGCTGTCATGCCGGATACGGGAACTCTATATGTGTATGATCGTTCCGTCTCCAGCACATCCGGGAAAATTGCATACAAGAGGCTGGCGGACGGCACTTCGCAATGGATTCTTTATAATGGAGCATGGACAGCTCTGAAAACGACGAATCTGCCTGAAGAGGACCTGCAGCCTAATACCGAGTACACCATCCGCATCTGGGTCGAAGGTGCCGACATCCGCGTGTACGTAAACGGGGAACTTAGACTTGAAGGGTCGGATACCAAGCACAATCCATCTGGAACGGTAGGTTTCTATGTAGGCGGGTTCAGCGAAATGTGGTTCGATGACATCCAGTTTTCCCTGATCGATACCGATCGGACTGCTCCAGAGACCACGGCCGTCATGAGTCCGGCAGAACCGGACGGCATGAGTGGATGGTATACACAGCCTGTAACCCTTGCCTTGCACTCTTCTGAAGGCTCTTCTGAATCCGCATCGACAGAATATAGTCTGGATGGAGGGGATACCTGGCTGGACTATCAGGACTCCCTGACCTTCAGTCAGGATGGTCGTTATTCCATTCTATACCGTTCACTGGATTCATCCGGAAACGCGGAGGAAGCGAAATCGCTGGAGTTTAATCTGGATGCCTCGGCACCCATGATTTCGGTGGCAGAGCCGCTAGCTAGAGATTATACAAGCGCAGAGTCCCTGAATTTGTCATGGACAGCTGTCGATGAGGTGTCCGGGGTTAATGAATTGAAGAGTACAGCAAGGCTCGATGATCATCAGATCGAGCAGGGAGCGGCGGTGCTTCTCTATATGCTACCCCTGGGAGCTCACACCTTCAAAGTAATCGCCACAGACGAAGCGGGGAATGAACAGGAAGCGGTTGTGACGTTCTCCACTTATGCAGACATCAGCTCACTGAAAGCGCTGGTAACCCTCTTTCGGGAGAAGTCCTGGATTGATAATGGCGGGATCGCTAACAGCCTGCTCAAGAAGCTGGATAATGGGAATACGGAAGCGTTCCTCCATGAGGTTCAAGCCCAGAGCGGCAAACATATTACGGAGGAAGCAGCAGCCTACCTGCTTCGGGACGGGCAGGCTGTAACAACAGAATAG
- a CDS encoding carbohydrate ABC transporter permease: protein MKIKRWQELIAPAMIYLILSILALIVVYPFIHVLSVSFSGRGEALRSGFHFYPRDFEWEAYRGLLDYPLIWSGYANTLFRMVVGTTLTLLVTVCAAYPLSRPDLPMKRLLIMLLLFTMIFDGGIVPQYLLIKELHLLNTHWVYVLPSAANAFHVLVMISFFRSVPDALIEAARIDGARDLRILFRILLPLSIPSLVTIGLWNLVYHINAFMDNLLYVTDSSKFVLQQVVRQILIESKLDPFTTATLATPPAPESLKMAAVIVSSLPVIVMYPFLLRYFEKGTMIGSVKG, encoded by the coding sequence ATGAAAATAAAAAGATGGCAAGAGCTCATTGCACCTGCCATGATCTACCTTATTTTGTCCATCCTGGCACTCATCGTTGTGTACCCGTTCATTCATGTCCTGTCCGTCTCTTTCAGCGGTAGGGGAGAAGCTCTTCGAAGCGGATTTCATTTTTATCCTCGGGATTTCGAGTGGGAAGCATACCGCGGGCTGCTGGACTATCCATTAATCTGGTCAGGATATGCGAATACGCTGTTTCGGATGGTCGTAGGCACGACCTTAACACTTCTCGTTACCGTCTGCGCCGCTTATCCGCTCTCCCGTCCCGATCTGCCCATGAAGCGGCTGCTGATCATGCTGCTGTTGTTCACGATGATCTTCGATGGCGGGATTGTCCCGCAATATCTATTAATCAAAGAACTGCATCTGCTTAACACGCACTGGGTCTATGTGCTGCCATCCGCTGCCAATGCTTTTCATGTGCTTGTAATGATCTCGTTTTTTCGCTCCGTTCCGGATGCGCTGATCGAAGCAGCTCGTATCGACGGGGCAAGGGACTTGCGAATTCTGTTCCGGATCCTGCTCCCGCTGTCCATTCCGTCTCTAGTGACGATCGGGCTCTGGAATCTGGTTTACCACATTAATGCGTTTATGGATAACCTGCTTTACGTCACCGATTCATCCAAATTCGTGCTGCAGCAGGTTGTCCGCCAGATCCTTATCGAGAGCAAGCTCGACCCGTTTACTACGGCGACGCTTGCAACACCACCTGCGCCGGAGAGCTTGAAAATGGCGGCTGTCATTGTCAGCTCTTTGCCGGTGATCGTCATGTATCCTTTCCTGCTTCGATATTTCGAAAAAGGAACCATGATTGGGTCTGTAAAAGGCTAG
- a CDS encoding ABC transporter permease subunit — MKTIKKHGELLLLFLFAFAFFVVFKYGPLYGVVIAFKDFRVVDGIWGSPWVGFRHFQELFQNGDFYRLLKNTLLLNLYQMIFAFPAPIILAILLNEVRSRYFQRFIQTTMYLPHFVSWVVMSGLIIYFLSPTSGVVGEIVKWFGGEPVFYMGKKEYFRPIVVISSILKDIGWGSIIYFAALAAINPELHESAVIDGANRWQRIIRINIPSIMPTVAIMFILSLGGFLSANFEQIINLLNPVNYETGDVIDTYVYRVGLQQFQYSYTAAIGLFKSLVGLLLILGANLTVRKLSRGESGLW; from the coding sequence ATGAAAACGATAAAAAAACACGGAGAGCTGCTTTTATTATTTCTGTTCGCCTTCGCATTCTTCGTCGTATTTAAATACGGCCCTTTATATGGAGTGGTCATTGCCTTCAAGGATTTCCGGGTCGTCGACGGGATATGGGGAAGTCCGTGGGTCGGATTCCGCCATTTTCAGGAATTATTTCAGAATGGGGATTTTTATCGATTACTTAAAAATACCCTGCTCCTGAATTTATATCAGATGATCTTTGCTTTTCCCGCACCAATCATACTGGCGATTTTGCTTAACGAGGTGAGGTCAAGGTATTTCCAGCGGTTTATCCAGACGACCATGTACTTGCCTCATTTTGTATCGTGGGTCGTCATGTCCGGGCTGATTATTTATTTTCTCTCTCCAACGTCCGGCGTTGTAGGGGAAATTGTGAAGTGGTTTGGAGGGGAGCCTGTCTTTTATATGGGAAAGAAGGAATATTTCCGTCCGATTGTAGTCATCTCTTCGATTCTTAAGGATATCGGGTGGGGCTCGATTATCTACTTTGCAGCTTTGGCGGCGATCAACCCGGAGCTGCATGAATCGGCCGTCATTGACGGAGCCAATCGGTGGCAGAGAATCATTCGAATTAATATCCCCTCCATTATGCCCACGGTCGCTATTATGTTCATTCTGAGTCTTGGTGGTTTCCTAAGCGCAAACTTCGAACAAATCATCAATCTGTTAAACCCGGTCAATTACGAAACGGGTGACGTCATCGATACTTATGTCTACAGGGTAGGTCTGCAGCAGTTTCAGTACAGCTACACGGCGGCCATTGGCTTGTTTAAATCGCTGGTAGGGCTCCTGCTGATTCTGGGGGCTAATCTGACCGTGCGAAAATTGAGCCGCGGCGAGAGCGGTCTATGGTAA